One stretch of Streptomyces sp. A2-16 DNA includes these proteins:
- the argG gene encoding argininosuccinate synthase produces MSKVLTSLPAGERVGIAFSGGLDTSVAVAWMRDKGAIPCTYTAHIGQYDEPDIDSVPGRAKTYGAEIARLVDCRAALVEEGLAALTCGAFHIRSGGRAYFNTTPLGRAVTGTLLVRAMLEDNVQIWGDGSTFKGNDIERFYRYGLLANPNLRIYKPWLDADFVTELGGRKEMSEWLVAHQLPYRDSTEKAYSTDANIWGATHEAKTLEHLNTGIETVEPIMGVKFWDPSVEIAPEDVTIGFDQGRPVTINGKEFGSAVDLVMEANAIGGRHGLGMSDQIENRIIEAKSRGIYEAPGMALLHAAYERLVNAIHNEDTVAQYHNEGRRLGRLMYEGRWLDPQALMIRESLQRWVGAAVTGEVTLRLRRGEDYSILDTTGPAFSYHPDKLSMERTEDSAFGPVDRIGQLTMRNLDIADSRAKLEQYAGLGLIGTGSPTIGASQAAATGLIGTMPELPEGGAEAIASRGEVSEDEALLDRAAMEFGTD; encoded by the coding sequence ATGTCCAAGGTCCTCACGTCCCTCCCCGCCGGCGAACGCGTCGGCATCGCCTTCTCCGGCGGTCTCGACACCTCCGTCGCGGTCGCGTGGATGCGCGACAAGGGCGCCATCCCGTGCACCTACACCGCGCACATCGGCCAGTACGACGAGCCCGACATCGACTCGGTGCCCGGCCGCGCGAAGACCTACGGTGCCGAGATCGCGCGCCTGGTCGACTGCCGGGCCGCGCTGGTCGAGGAGGGGCTGGCCGCGCTCACCTGCGGGGCGTTCCACATCCGCTCGGGCGGGCGGGCGTACTTCAACACCACCCCGCTGGGCCGTGCCGTCACCGGCACCCTCCTGGTGCGGGCGATGCTGGAGGACAACGTCCAGATCTGGGGCGACGGCTCGACCTTCAAGGGCAACGACATCGAGCGGTTCTACCGCTACGGCCTGCTGGCCAACCCGAACCTGCGGATCTACAAGCCCTGGCTGGACGCGGACTTCGTGACCGAGCTCGGCGGCCGCAAGGAGATGTCGGAGTGGCTGGTCGCGCACCAGCTGCCGTACCGGGACTCGACCGAGAAGGCGTACTCCACCGACGCCAACATCTGGGGCGCCACGCACGAGGCCAAGACCCTGGAGCACCTCAACACCGGCATCGAGACCGTCGAGCCGATCATGGGCGTCAAGTTCTGGGACCCGTCGGTCGAGATCGCGCCCGAGGACGTGACGATCGGCTTCGACCAGGGCCGCCCGGTGACCATCAACGGCAAGGAGTTCGGCTCCGCCGTCGACCTGGTCATGGAGGCCAACGCGATCGGCGGCCGGCACGGCCTGGGCATGTCCGACCAGATCGAGAACCGGATCATCGAGGCGAAGAGCCGCGGCATCTACGAGGCGCCCGGCATGGCCCTGCTCCACGCGGCCTACGAGCGTCTCGTCAACGCGATCCACAACGAGGACACCGTCGCCCAGTACCACAACGAGGGCCGGCGCCTCGGCCGTCTGATGTACGAGGGCCGCTGGCTGGACCCGCAGGCCCTGATGATCCGCGAGTCGCTCCAGCGGTGGGTCGGCGCGGCGGTCACGGGTGAGGTCACCCTGCGCCTGCGTCGGGGCGAGGACTACTCGATCCTCGACACCACGGGTCCGGCGTTCTCGTACCACCCGGACAAGCTCTCCATGGAGCGCACCGAGGACTCGGCCTTCGGTCCGGTGGACCGGATCGGCCAGCTCACCATGCGCAACCTCGACATCGCCGACTCCCGCGCCAAGCTGGAGCAGTACGCGGGCCTCGGCCTGATCGGCACCGGCAGCCCGACCATCGGCGCGTCCCAGGCCGCGGCGACGGGCCTCATCGGCACCATGCCGGAGCTCCCCGAGGGCGGCGCCGAGGCGATCGCGTCCCGCGGCGAGGTCTCGG
- a CDS encoding response regulator transcription factor, producing MRINLFILSEDPVFLAGLEAIVEQDDSVHLIGAAVDESRGLRCLKSNPLRPDVVIIGEPSSRRAICRNVAWVVSTYRQEKSRPQIVVVSQNEYDDVIVSALRLGVNGYLARIASPEELLQSLPIVARGGAAFSPTIAARFSKYFATMQRLPEPPEFSRLTAREGEILKLLADGLNNRQIARRLFLAEKTVRNYVSRIFTKLEVHDRAAAALRARDAGFGDHADAVLPQPA from the coding sequence GTGCGGATCAACCTGTTCATTCTGAGTGAGGATCCCGTCTTCCTGGCCGGACTTGAAGCGATTGTCGAACAGGACGACAGCGTCCACCTCATCGGCGCCGCGGTGGACGAATCCCGCGGCCTTCGATGTCTCAAGAGCAACCCGCTCCGGCCCGACGTCGTGATCATCGGCGAACCGTCGTCCAGACGCGCCATTTGCAGGAACGTTGCGTGGGTCGTGTCCACATACCGTCAGGAGAAGTCCCGGCCGCAGATCGTCGTGGTGTCGCAGAACGAGTACGACGACGTGATCGTCTCCGCCCTGCGCCTCGGCGTGAACGGGTACCTGGCCCGCATCGCGAGCCCGGAGGAACTGCTGCAGTCCCTGCCCATCGTGGCGCGCGGGGGCGCCGCGTTCAGCCCCACGATCGCCGCCCGCTTCAGCAAATATTTCGCCACCATGCAAAGGCTTCCCGAGCCCCCCGAATTCTCCCGGCTGACCGCCAGGGAGGGCGAGATACTGAAACTGCTCGCGGACGGTCTGAACAACCGTCAGATCGCCCGGCGACTGTTCCTCGCCGAGAAAACCGTACGCAATTACGTCTCCCGCATCTTCACCAAGCTGGAGGTGCACGACCGGGCCGCCGCCGCACTGCGGGCCCGCGACGCCGGTTTCGGCGACCATGCGGACGCCGTACTCCCGCAACCCGCCTGA
- a CDS encoding histidine kinase, producing MGDVSRRRLILLDGAAALGFALLPQLMVVRPGTGGTSDGTTVALLSLATALPLAVRRLWPVPVFAIVLTGSCAALAAGLGPAVFLAAAYALYMVATTRRQQLGRSAVLVGGASAAGAALLTVTGGSNYQGGTLAVQLLFGLLVLGTTWAAGAAVRERRESLRRTIEQAAEQAKVEERIRIARDIHDVVTHSVGLIAIKAGVANHVVATHPEEAREALTVIEDVSRRALRDMRATLKVLRREHGDEQRDLQPVRGMADLPSLVRTAEAAGVAVDLRTDHAEEPPDGVALAAFRIVQEALTNVVKHAAPTRCLVRVTARAGLLTIDVTDEGPGPGHRATVPGGGMGLVGMKERVAAHGGTLTAGPRPGATGFHVLATLPY from the coding sequence ATGGGAGATGTCTCGCGCCGACGTCTGATCCTCCTCGACGGGGCGGCCGCCCTCGGGTTCGCCCTGCTCCCTCAGTTGATGGTGGTACGCCCCGGTACCGGCGGCACGTCCGACGGGACCACCGTCGCACTGCTCTCGCTCGCCACCGCGCTGCCGCTCGCCGTACGACGCCTGTGGCCGGTGCCGGTGTTCGCGATCGTCCTCACCGGATCCTGCGCGGCGCTGGCCGCCGGGCTCGGTCCGGCCGTCTTCCTGGCCGCCGCCTACGCCCTGTACATGGTCGCGACGACACGACGGCAACAGCTCGGGCGGTCGGCCGTGCTCGTCGGCGGGGCGAGCGCGGCGGGCGCGGCCCTGCTGACGGTGACGGGCGGCAGCAACTACCAGGGCGGCACCCTGGCGGTGCAACTGCTGTTCGGGCTGCTGGTGTTGGGGACGACGTGGGCTGCGGGGGCGGCTGTGCGGGAGCGACGCGAGAGTCTGCGGCGCACCATCGAGCAGGCGGCCGAACAGGCCAAGGTCGAGGAACGTATACGGATCGCCCGGGACATCCACGACGTCGTCACGCACAGCGTGGGCCTGATCGCGATCAAGGCCGGTGTGGCCAACCATGTCGTCGCCACCCACCCCGAGGAGGCGCGCGAGGCCCTCACCGTCATCGAGGACGTCAGCCGCCGGGCGCTGCGTGACATGCGGGCCACCCTGAAGGTGCTGCGCCGCGAGCACGGCGACGAACAGCGGGACCTCCAGCCGGTCCGCGGCATGGCGGACCTGCCCTCCCTGGTCCGTACGGCCGAGGCGGCGGGCGTCGCCGTCGACCTGCGCACCGATCACGCGGAGGAACCGCCCGACGGCGTCGCGCTGGCCGCCTTCCGCATCGTCCAGGAGGCGCTGACCAACGTCGTCAAACACGCCGCTCCGACCCGCTGTCTCGTCCGCGTCACCGCGCGGGCCGGACTGCTGACGATCGACGTCACCGACGAGGGGCCGGGGCCCGGGCACCGGGCGACCGTCCCCGGCGGCGGGATGGGGCTCGTCGGGATGAAGGAACGGGTCGCCGCGCACGGCGGCACCCTCACCGCGGGGCCCCGACCCGGCGCGACGGGCTTCCACGTCCTCGCGACACTGCCGTATTGA
- a CDS encoding ATP-binding cassette domain-containing protein yields the protein MIDVQNLTKRYGQATVVDGLTFTVRPGAVTGFLGPNGAGKSTTMRMMLGLTRPDTGTARIDGRAYVDLTYPLRHVGALLETSAPHRGLTARDHLRWLAQSNRIAQGRVGQVLETVGLADAARRRIGTFSLGMGQRLGLAAALLGDPPVLVLDEPVNGLDTEGIRWLRDLLRSMADEGRTVLISSHLMTEMALVADHLVVISRGQLLADTGMSEFLARHGSSYVRVRTHEPDRLARELVSGGATVTRIPGGGLDVVGMPAADVSRIAAKGGFPLDELSTHAGSLEDTFLGVIGEAGAARSAGVDTGITGEEGRDSRV from the coding sequence GTGATTGACGTCCAGAACCTGACGAAACGGTATGGGCAGGCCACCGTCGTGGACGGCCTGACCTTCACGGTGCGGCCCGGAGCCGTCACCGGCTTCCTCGGACCGAACGGCGCCGGGAAGTCGACCACGATGCGGATGATGCTGGGCCTGACCCGCCCGGACACCGGAACGGCCCGGATCGACGGGCGCGCCTACGTCGACCTGACCTACCCCCTCCGGCACGTCGGCGCCCTGCTGGAGACCTCGGCCCCGCACCGCGGCCTGACCGCCCGCGACCATCTGCGCTGGCTCGCCCAGAGCAACCGGATCGCCCAGGGCCGGGTCGGCCAGGTGCTGGAGACGGTCGGGCTGGCGGACGCGGCCCGGCGCAGGATCGGCACCTTCTCCCTGGGAATGGGTCAACGGCTGGGCCTCGCCGCGGCGTTGCTCGGCGACCCGCCCGTCCTGGTGCTCGACGAACCGGTCAACGGACTGGACACGGAAGGCATCCGCTGGCTGCGCGACCTGCTGCGCTCGATGGCCGACGAGGGCCGTACCGTCCTCATCTCCAGCCACCTGATGACGGAGATGGCCCTGGTCGCCGATCACCTGGTCGTCATCAGCCGCGGCCAACTCCTGGCGGACACCGGCATGTCGGAGTTCCTCGCCCGCCACGGAAGCTCCTACGTCCGGGTTCGCACCCACGAACCCGACCGGCTCGCAAGGGAGCTGGTGAGCGGAGGTGCCACCGTGACACGCATCCCCGGCGGCGGCCTCGACGTCGTCGGCATGCCGGCCGCGGACGTCAGCCGGATCGCCGCGAAGGGCGGCTTCCCGCTCGACGAACTGAGCACCCACGCCGGGTCGTTGGAGGACACCTTCCTCGGGGTCATCGGCGAGGCGGGCGCGGCCCGCAGCGCAGGCGTCGACACAGGCATCACCGGTGAGGAAGGCAGGGACTCCCGTGTCTGA
- a CDS encoding ABC transporter permease yields MSETLAAVRAETTKLRGIRGTQVSLLLFAVVSILIAALGGWSAKNALESDNPSLRSDFTPEQAGLDGILYGQLALIVFGVLVVTSEYTSGMMRVSLLAVPRRGRLYAAKMSVTALAALTVSVPVTLLGYLVTQAALGSHGSSLGASGVLRALAGSVVYLTLMCLFAAGIAAVARSAVVPLAILLPMVLAGTHILSLIGATKEMSRYFPDQAGNELLTVDSPHTAFGFTVLLAWTVAAVGWGWVRQRRWDS; encoded by the coding sequence GTGTCTGAGACACTCGCGGCCGTACGCGCCGAGACCACCAAGCTGCGCGGCATCCGCGGCACCCAGGTGTCGCTGCTGCTGTTCGCGGTGGTCAGCATCCTCATCGCGGCCCTCGGCGGCTGGTCAGCGAAGAACGCGCTGGAGTCCGACAACCCGAGCCTGCGCTCCGACTTCACCCCCGAGCAGGCCGGCCTCGACGGCATCCTCTACGGCCAGTTGGCGCTGATCGTGTTCGGGGTGCTCGTCGTCACCAGCGAGTACACGTCCGGGATGATGCGCGTCTCCCTGCTCGCGGTGCCCCGGCGCGGACGCCTCTACGCGGCGAAGATGAGCGTCACCGCCCTGGCGGCCCTCACCGTCTCCGTCCCGGTCACCCTCCTCGGCTACCTCGTCACGCAGGCGGCGCTCGGGTCCCACGGCTCCTCGCTCGGCGCGAGCGGCGTCCTGCGCGCCCTGGCCGGCTCCGTCGTCTATCTGACCCTGATGTGCCTGTTCGCGGCCGGTATCGCGGCCGTCGCCCGCAGCGCCGTCGTACCGCTGGCCATCCTTCTGCCGATGGTGCTCGCCGGGACGCACATCCTGTCGCTCATCGGAGCGACCAAGGAGATGTCCCGCTACTTCCCGGACCAGGCCGGAAACGAACTGCTCACCGTCGACTCCCCGCACACCGCCTTCGGGTTCACGGTGCTGCTCGCCTGGACCGTCGCCGCCGTCGGATGGGGATGGGTACGGCAGCGGCGGTGGGACAGCTGA
- a CDS encoding aborycin family tricyclic lasso peptide, with product MSAIYEPPMLQEVGDFDELTKCLGVGSCNDFAGCGYAIVCFW from the coding sequence ATGTCCGCGATTTACGAGCCCCCCATGCTGCAGGAAGTCGGCGACTTCGACGAGCTCACGAAGTGTCTCGGCGTCGGAAGCTGCAACGACTTCGCCGGCTGCGGCTACGCGATCGTCTGCTTCTGGTGA
- a CDS encoding lasso peptide isopeptide bond-forming cyclase, with the protein MEFVVLPDHPGAAALAGRLRGKRRVDHASGRPWIVGDWRETEVTTVEAGPRRLVVLGHTRLDETTTTAALGRLRSLHDADGIASRLPGVFHLAVSADGKTRVQGSVVGVRQIFTAVLDGVTIAASGLEPLLRLTGADLDESVLAARLLAPGGPPWPLAQRPVRRGITPLTTGHWLELDRDGRARQIRWWELAEPTLGLAEGAAAVRSALDDAITARVTAGGTLSADLSGGLDSTSLCFLAHAAGADLVTYHVMPIDSANADTVWARRAAESLPAARHHMLSADRAENLFDVGYTADLVGAAPEGPSTWASGLAHIQDLAKRATAEGATLHLTGFGGDELFGRMPACAWSLARATPVDGLRLVNRYRLANRWPWRATLRALLDRSTFTQNLGAVAARIDTPPPPVDEPDFGWVFAPRLPAWATPDAVAAVRDLLVEAAMEGPGPLDADRARHQALASLVFEGTTVRQVNTALAGTGIAWDAPFLDDRVVEAALATRIDQRLLGGRFKPLLTTAVRGLVPADVLDRRDKGEFSAEAFRGLARNRARILELCEDSRLARLGLIDPGAFRSAVLNPGPMSHHLMPIDTTVGCESWLRTHPQTRPESHPLPPAQDPHSGELG; encoded by the coding sequence ATGGAATTCGTGGTGCTTCCGGATCATCCGGGCGCTGCCGCGCTGGCCGGCCGGCTGCGAGGGAAACGGCGCGTCGACCACGCGTCAGGGCGACCCTGGATCGTCGGCGACTGGCGCGAGACCGAGGTCACCACGGTCGAGGCGGGCCCACGCCGACTGGTCGTGCTGGGACACACCCGGCTCGACGAGACCACCACGACGGCCGCGCTCGGCAGGCTGCGCTCGCTGCACGACGCCGACGGGATCGCCTCCCGGCTGCCCGGCGTCTTCCACCTGGCGGTTTCCGCGGACGGCAAGACCCGCGTGCAGGGTTCGGTCGTCGGTGTACGACAGATCTTCACGGCCGTCCTCGACGGCGTGACCATAGCCGCGAGCGGACTGGAGCCGCTGCTCCGGCTGACCGGCGCCGACCTCGACGAGAGCGTGCTCGCCGCCCGCCTGCTGGCCCCCGGCGGTCCGCCCTGGCCGCTCGCCCAGCGCCCCGTCCGGCGTGGCATCACACCCCTGACCACCGGCCACTGGCTGGAACTGGACAGGGACGGCCGGGCCCGGCAGATCCGCTGGTGGGAACTGGCGGAGCCGACTCTCGGCCTCGCCGAGGGAGCGGCCGCCGTCCGCTCGGCGCTGGACGACGCGATCACCGCCCGGGTCACCGCGGGCGGCACCCTCAGCGCCGACCTGTCCGGCGGCCTGGACTCCACCTCACTGTGCTTCCTCGCCCACGCGGCGGGAGCCGACCTGGTCACCTACCACGTGATGCCGATCGACAGCGCCAACGCGGACACCGTATGGGCCCGCAGGGCCGCGGAGTCCCTCCCGGCCGCCCGGCACCACATGCTCTCCGCCGACCGCGCCGAGAACCTGTTCGACGTCGGGTACACCGCCGACCTCGTGGGCGCGGCCCCGGAAGGGCCCTCGACCTGGGCCTCCGGACTCGCCCACATCCAGGACCTGGCCAAGCGGGCCACGGCGGAGGGCGCCACGCTGCACCTGACCGGCTTCGGCGGCGACGAGTTGTTCGGCCGGATGCCGGCCTGCGCCTGGTCCCTGGCCCGCGCCACACCGGTCGACGGGCTGCGGCTGGTCAACCGCTACCGGCTCGCCAACCGCTGGCCGTGGCGGGCGACGTTGCGGGCGCTGCTGGACCGGTCGACGTTCACACAGAACCTCGGCGCGGTCGCCGCCCGCATCGACACCCCGCCCCCGCCCGTCGACGAGCCCGACTTCGGCTGGGTGTTCGCGCCCCGCCTGCCCGCCTGGGCCACCCCGGACGCCGTGGCCGCGGTCCGTGACCTGCTCGTCGAGGCCGCCATGGAGGGGCCGGGGCCGTTGGACGCCGACCGGGCCCGGCACCAGGCGCTCGCCTCGCTGGTCTTCGAGGGAACCACCGTCCGCCAGGTCAACACCGCCCTCGCGGGCACCGGTATCGCCTGGGACGCGCCCTTCCTCGACGACCGGGTGGTGGAGGCCGCCCTGGCCACCCGGATCGACCAGCGCCTGCTCGGCGGCCGGTTCAAGCCACTGCTCACCACGGCCGTACGGGGCCTCGTCCCCGCCGACGTCCTGGACCGCCGCGACAAGGGCGAGTTCAGCGCGGAGGCGTTCCGGGGCCTGGCCCGCAACCGGGCCCGGATCCTGGAGCTCTGCGAGGACTCGCGGCTCGCCCGGCTCGGGCTCATCGACCCGGGGGCCTTCCGTTCCGCGGTGCTGAATCCGGGGCCGATGTCCCATCACCTCATGCCGATCGACACCACGGTGGGCTGCGAGAGCTGGCTGAGGACGCATCCGCAGACGCGTCCTGAGTCGCACCCCCTGCCCCCCGCCCAGGACCCGCACTCGGGAGAACTCGGATGA
- a CDS encoding lasso peptide biosynthesis PqqD family chaperone: MKLTLARDVTLTVVDTGAVLLDGRRGRYYQLNHSGAGVLRQLLDGDAPDTAAAGLCAAAPVSDAQARQDVQALIDALSAAHLVEVAS, encoded by the coding sequence ATGAAGCTGACCCTCGCCCGCGACGTCACCCTCACCGTCGTCGACACGGGCGCCGTGCTGCTCGACGGGCGCCGCGGCCGCTACTACCAGCTCAACCACTCCGGCGCCGGAGTCCTGCGCCAACTCCTCGACGGGGACGCGCCCGACACGGCCGCCGCCGGCCTGTGCGCCGCGGCCCCGGTCAGCGACGCCCAGGCACGGCAGGACGTCCAGGCCCTCATCGACGCGCTCAGCGCGGCCCATCTCGTGGAGGTCGCCTCGTGA
- a CDS encoding lasso peptide biosynthesis B2 protein: MTTPAVAEQAPRLPWHRQFAPRCAAGAARLLVQLPPARLHRVLRVLSKGSRPAGYAEVARARRAVVSVSTRCAGLGCLQRSVATALLCRTRGRWADWCTGFRTEPFGAHAWVEVDGRPVDEPGELSAFRTVLAVRRPSERPRSSGESPGQSGESPGRIDGSR, translated from the coding sequence GTGACCACCCCCGCCGTGGCCGAACAGGCCCCGCGGCTGCCGTGGCACCGGCAGTTCGCCCCCCGGTGCGCGGCCGGCGCGGCCCGCCTGCTGGTCCAGCTGCCCCCGGCTCGCCTGCACCGCGTGCTGCGCGTGCTCAGCAAGGGGTCCCGCCCCGCCGGATACGCCGAGGTGGCGCGGGCCCGCCGGGCCGTCGTCTCGGTCAGCACCCGCTGCGCGGGCCTCGGCTGCCTCCAGCGCTCCGTGGCCACCGCCCTGCTGTGCCGCACGCGCGGCCGGTGGGCCGACTGGTGCACCGGATTCAGGACGGAGCCGTTCGGCGCACACGCCTGGGTGGAGGTCGACGGGCGGCCGGTGGACGAGCCCGGCGAACTCAGCGCGTTCCGCACGGTCCTGGCCGTGCGCCGCCCGAGCGAGCGCCCACGTTCGTCCGGCGAGAGCCCCGGTCAGTCCGGCGAGAGCCCGGGCCGCATCGACGGGAGCCGCTGA
- a CDS encoding ATP-binding cassette domain-containing protein, producing the protein MTAIRAEGLYAYYGTTAAVNGLDLTVPTGSVYGFLGPNGAGKTTTINMLITLLRPTAGRAEVAGFDVATRPAEVRRRIGIVFQESTLDLDLSAAENLRFQADLCGLSRRAGSRAIDSLLDLMDLSERRRVPVRQFSTGLRRRLEIARGLLAEPLVLFLDEPTTGLDAQTRAAVWDHLERLRRERGITVFVTTHQLDEAEHCDRIAIVDRGKVVTEGTPADLKSVIGADLVALRTEDDKRAAEALRERFGLTAEPTPDGLLFRVERAAALVPRLCTELGVTVREVSIDPPTLDDVFLHHTGLAIREAAAGPRTLGNLGEGLR; encoded by the coding sequence ATGACGGCGATCCGGGCCGAGGGCCTCTACGCGTACTACGGGACCACGGCGGCCGTGAACGGCCTCGACCTGACCGTGCCCACGGGCAGTGTGTACGGCTTCCTCGGGCCGAACGGCGCGGGCAAGACGACCACCATCAACATGCTGATCACCCTGCTGCGTCCCACCGCCGGCCGTGCCGAGGTGGCGGGCTTCGACGTCGCCACCCGGCCCGCCGAGGTCCGCCGCCGGATCGGCATCGTGTTCCAGGAGTCGACCCTCGACCTGGACCTCTCCGCCGCCGAGAACCTCCGTTTCCAGGCCGACCTGTGCGGCCTGTCCCGCCGCGCCGGAAGCAGGGCCATCGACTCGCTGCTCGACCTGATGGACCTGTCCGAGCGCCGCAGGGTGCCCGTACGGCAGTTCTCCACCGGCCTGCGCCGTCGCCTGGAGATCGCCCGCGGCCTGCTCGCCGAGCCCCTCGTGCTGTTCCTCGACGAGCCGACGACCGGCCTGGACGCCCAGACCCGCGCCGCGGTCTGGGACCATCTGGAGCGGCTCCGGCGGGAGCGGGGCATCACGGTCTTCGTCACCACCCACCAGCTGGACGAGGCCGAGCACTGCGACCGGATCGCGATCGTCGACCGGGGCAAGGTGGTCACCGAGGGCACACCCGCGGACCTCAAGTCCGTCATCGGGGCCGACCTCGTCGCCCTGCGCACCGAGGACGACAAGCGCGCCGCCGAAGCCCTGCGCGAGCGGTTCGGCCTCACCGCGGAGCCCACCCCGGACGGCCTGCTGTTCCGGGTCGAGCGAGCCGCCGCCCTCGTGCCCCGCCTGTGCACCGAACTCGGCGTGACCGTGCGCGAGGTGAGCATCGACCCGCCCACGCTCGACGACGTCTTCCTGCACCACACCGGTCTGGCCATCCGGGAGGCCGCGGCCGGCCCGCGCACGCTCGGCAACCTCGGGGAAGGACTGCGATGA
- a CDS encoding ABC transporter permease: MTRTDTAPAALAGGTASTPPAERSRHPARPVVLLWRREMIRLRHNPVRLAMGLVTPLLFLVVLGTGLDAASSSLGKAQLNDYRAYLFPGTLVMSVQAPAIAVGISLVWDRRLGVLRQMLVAPFPRAAIIFGLALGGATTGAVYGLMVLSVGGIANIRYTPMLLVVLLELLLVSLMFTSLGLLAAVTIRQVDTFQVAVNLSLMPLMFFSGAMFPPNGLPGWLDTVVKLNPLTYGVDAVRRTLPGPDVLTSEQTRLMLGGWHPPVVAELGMMAALTALALGFAGYRFSRTS, from the coding sequence ATGACCCGGACCGACACCGCACCGGCCGCGCTCGCCGGCGGCACCGCCTCGACGCCGCCGGCCGAACGGTCCCGCCACCCCGCACGCCCCGTCGTGCTGCTGTGGCGGCGCGAGATGATCCGCCTGCGGCACAACCCCGTGCGGCTGGCCATGGGACTCGTGACGCCCCTGCTGTTCCTCGTCGTCCTCGGCACCGGTCTCGACGCGGCGTCGTCCAGTCTCGGGAAGGCACAGCTCAACGACTACCGGGCCTATCTGTTCCCCGGCACGCTGGTCATGTCGGTGCAGGCCCCGGCGATCGCCGTGGGCATCTCCCTGGTGTGGGACCGCAGGCTGGGAGTGCTGCGCCAGATGCTCGTCGCTCCGTTCCCGCGCGCCGCCATCATCTTCGGCCTCGCCCTCGGCGGCGCCACCACGGGTGCGGTCTACGGCCTCATGGTGCTGTCCGTCGGCGGCATCGCGAACATCCGCTACACGCCCATGCTGCTGGTCGTGCTGCTCGAACTCCTGCTGGTCTCGCTCATGTTCACCTCGCTCGGACTGCTCGCCGCCGTCACCATCCGGCAGGTCGACACCTTCCAGGTCGCGGTGAACCTGAGCCTGATGCCGCTGATGTTCTTCTCCGGCGCGATGTTCCCGCCCAACGGCCTGCCCGGCTGGCTGGACACCGTCGTTAAGCTCAACCCGCTGACGTACGGCGTCGACGCGGTCCGCCGGACCCTGCCCGGTCCGGACGTGCTCACCTCGGAGCAGACACGGCTGATGCTCGGCGGCTGGCACCCGCCCGTCGTCGCCGAGCTGGGCATGATGGCCGCCCTCACCGCGCTCGCCCTCGGGTTCGCGGGCTACCGATTCTCCCGAACGTCATGA
- a CDS encoding MauE/DoxX family redox-associated membrane protein: MSGEGQRTVDVMTTGATRTADTRPATRTRAGLVRLAARLTLAAVLAYAALVKVGDLTEAGRTVALYRIVPDDQAQLIGGVLPFVELAIALLLAAGLATRVAAVGSAVLLVVYVAAIASVWARGMSIDCGCFGGGGTLSDGAERGYAIDIARDLVLLGAAALLIRNPRTPYALDSWVLDPKEREA; this comes from the coding sequence ATGAGCGGGGAAGGACAGCGCACGGTCGACGTCATGACGACCGGGGCGACGAGAACGGCCGACACCCGGCCGGCGACCCGGACCCGGGCGGGCCTGGTGCGGCTGGCGGCGCGGCTGACGCTGGCAGCGGTCCTCGCCTACGCCGCTCTGGTGAAGGTGGGGGACCTCACGGAGGCCGGACGCACGGTCGCCCTCTACCGGATCGTGCCCGACGATCAGGCCCAACTCATCGGTGGCGTCCTGCCGTTCGTCGAACTGGCGATCGCGCTCCTGCTCGCGGCCGGGCTGGCGACCAGGGTGGCGGCGGTGGGCTCGGCCGTCCTGCTGGTTGTCTACGTCGCGGCCATCGCCTCGGTGTGGGCGCGGGGCATGTCCATCGACTGCGGGTGCTTCGGCGGCGGGGGCACGCTCAGCGACGGCGCCGAGCGCGGCTACGCGATCGACATCGCGCGCGACCTGGTGCTGCTCGGTGCGGCCGCCCTCCTGATCCGCAACCCGCGCACTCCGTACGCGCTGGACAGCTGGGTCCTGGACCCGAAGGAGCGAGAAGCATGA